The following proteins are encoded in a genomic region of Gossypium hirsutum isolate 1008001.06 chromosome D05, Gossypium_hirsutum_v2.1, whole genome shotgun sequence:
- the LOC107906061 gene encoding uncharacterized protein isoform X3 yields the protein MKPDRLLDYAVFQLSPKRSRCELFVSSDGNLEKLASGLVKPFVTHLKVAEEQVALSLQSIKLEVEKCKNAETWFTKGTLERFVRFVSTPEVLELVNTLDAEMSQLEAARRIYSEGVGDQPSGALGGDDAGTMAATDATKKELLRAIDVRLIAVQQDLATAFTRSSAAGFNPDTVSELQQFADRFGAHCLNEACTKFLSLCQRRPELIGPCQSGINDQVVRASWGSDMSIDDPDEDHNGFHVNSRPHQPCQNKHQEQKLQPNTKQTQHHIDQSKLATSQQPNPSSTSQQSSHVENKEEEKKEEGVTESSPSQVSQPTRRLSVQDRINLFENKQKESSSSGGKPVAVGKSVELRRLSSDVSAAPAVAEKAVLRRWSGVSDMSIDLGNDKKDGNPDNSPLCTPSSSSVSQGKNNVFQGLSDDTEQKDEKGLSDNVNSGKVESTSGPNKAAGSGLKDPGELQSQVGNLSGKEEGVGLKGWINQKDQLGSQNGQYQSFTIKSEQVELGDQVASQQKVKGSLTGERRGLEVHSRVFPDKAVVVGVKNQLTQSQVGVFADEVGEATPEGELKNRAEAQNKEQSIRKVRLRAPGHSRTLSAQFEGGIGLKTKEAQYKSSEGDQYTTQPQLQWRSFTGEVEEVGTKDIASTEKQISKIEGSGVHKMKFKKQVAVGSEQSKKSQGRREEGGSIYANNKSVPGKKVLENEESLTTPMAPVDQTPRIRQTRGNQELNDELKMKANELEKLFAEHKRRVPGDQLSSARRSKPADEQIEQEGSSQYNKPVAVDVSPVQLPDKNSTSESVGSLSNIANFCTPPTKMVNNQDCADSLRQDFSSISFSGDSRGKFYEKYMQRRDAKLREEWSSKRAEKEAKLKAMQDILEQSRTEMKAKFSGTVDRQASISSARRQAEKGRSFNLRSQREQHPISSIQSEEDEDLPEYYGQDRSYNDASFLDGSSRSSNTKKLLPNRNASLSTPRTTAVTVPRSAAKVSNPSSGRRRAQSENPLVQSVPNFSDLRKENTKPSSGAGKVTSHFQARNYARSKSNNEEIALGKDEQSRRSQSHRKSFAGPVDVSDVPALNSDDIGLAPLKFDKEQMGQSFNDKSLKNEEAKPFLRKGNGFGPGAGVNIAKFKASETFATPNGEESDEPEFEADDSMDMANEDEEDELETMAVDDSVDMENGRSRLSQESDKLDNSGLEICDSLRSPSQVDPASVAELPAPMLTTFHTAVSLQESPGESPVSWNSRMHNTYSYPQETSDIDASMDSPIGSPASWNSHPLAQTGVDAARMRKKWGSAQKPFLVANATHNQPRRDMTKGIKRLLKFGRKSRGTDSLVDWISATTSEGDDDTEDGRDPASRSSEDLRKSRMGFPQGHPSDDGYNESELFNDQVPANFRLREDHMSGSSIKAPRSFFSLSSFRSKGSDNKPR from the exons ATGAAACCTGACAGGCTTCTTGATTATGCGGTGTTCCAATTGTCACCGAAACGTTCTAG ATGTGAATTGTTTGTTTCGAGCGATGGGAACTTGGAAAAGCTTGCTTCTGGATTAGTAAAGCCTTTTGTTACTCATTTAAAGGTGGCAGAAGAACAGGTTGCACTGTCACTTCAATCAATTAAGCTTGAAGTtgaaaagtgtaaaaatgccgaGACTTGGTTCACAAAAGGAACACTTGAGAG GTTTGTGCGATTTGTTAGTACACCAGAGGTGTTGGAATTGGTGAACACATTGGATGCAGAGATGTCTCAGTTGGAAGCAGCTCGAAGAATATATTCAGAG GGGGTGGGAGATCAGCCTTCTGGCGCATTAG GTGGAGATGATGCAGGAACGATGGCAGCTACTGATGCAACAAA GAAGGAGCTTTTAAGAGCTATTGATGTGCGTCTTATTGCAGTTCAGCAGGACTTGGCAACAGCTTTCACACGTTCATCTGCAGCTGGTTTTAACCCTGACACTGTGTCTGAACTCCAACAATTTGCAGATCGGTTTGGTGCTCATTGCTTGAA TGAGGCTTGTACCAAATTCCTATCATTATGCCAGAGAAGACCAGAACTGATTGGCCCATGTCAATCAGGTATCAATGATCAGGTGGTTCGAGCCTCATGGGGATCTGACATGTCAATCGATGACCCCGATGAAGACCACAATGGGTTCCATGTTAATAGTAGGCCCCACCAACCTTGCCAAAATAAGCACCAAGAACAAAAACTACAACCAAACACAAAGCAGACCCAGCACCATATAGACCAATCAAAGCTAGCCACATCTCAACAACCAAACCCTTCAAGTACTTCACAACAAAGTTCTCACGTTGAAAAcaaggaagaagagaagaaagaggaAGGGGTGACTGAGTCATCACCTAGTCAAGTCAGTCAACCGACTAGGCGGCTTAGTGTACAGGATAGAATCAATCTCTTCGAGAATAAACAGAAGGAGAGCTCAAGTTCTGGAGGCAAACCCGTTGCTGTTGGCAAATCTGTTGAACTGAGAAGACTTTCATCTGATGTATCAGCTGCTCCTGCAGTTGCTGAAAAGGCGGTGTTAAGAAGATGGAGTGGTGTAAGTGACATGAGCATTGACTTGGGTAATGATAAGAAGGATGGTAACCCAGATAATAGCCCTTTGTGCACACCCTCCTCATCTTCAGTGTCTCAAGGTAAAAACAATGTGTTTCAAGGCTTATCAGATGATACGGAACAAAAAGATGAAAAGGGTTTGAGTGACAATGTTAATTCAGGTAAAGTTGAATCCACGAGTGGTCCTAATAAAGCAGCTGGTTCTGGGTTGAAAGATCCAGGAGAACTGCAATCGCAGGTTGGTAATCTTTCGGGGAAAGAAGAGGGTGTTGGGTTGAAGGGGTGGATAAATCAGAAGGATCAACTGGGATCACAGAACGGCCAATATCAGTCTTTTACAATTAAGTCTGAACAGGTCGAGCTGGGTGATCAAGTTGCTTCTCAACAGAAGGTTAAGGGTTCCTTAACAGGAGAGAGGAGAGGTTTGGAGGTGCACTCTCGAGTTTTTCCTGATAAGGCTGTGGTTGTGGGGGTTAAAAACCAGCTCACTCAGTCACAGGTTGGAGTTTTTGCAGATGAAGTGGGGGAGGCTACACCTGAGGGTGAATTAAAGAATAGAGCAGAGgctcaaaacaaagaacaatcaATAAGAAAAGTGCGCCTTAGGGCTCCAGGTCACTCCCGAACATTATCGGCGCAGTTTGAAGGTGGTATTGGATTAAAAACAAAGGAGGCTCAGTATAAAAGCAGTGAAGGTGATCAGTACACTACTCAGCCACAGCTGCAGTGGAGATCTTTTACTGGGGAAGTTGAGGAAGTGGGAACGAAAGACATAGCATCAACTGAGAAGCAAATAAGCAAAATCGAGGGTTCTGGAGTGCATAAAATGAAGTTCAAGAAACAGGTTGCAGTAGGATCTGAACAGAGCAAGAAGTCACAGGGTAGGAGGGAAGAAGGTGGTTCTATTTATGCAAATAACAAGTCTGTTCCTGGTAAAAAGGTTCTTGAGAATGAAGAGAGTTTAACTACCCCAATGGCTCCAGTAGATCAAACTCCGAGGATAAGGCAGACTAGGGGAAACCAGGAGCTGAATGATGAGTTAAAAATGAAGGCAAATGAACTTGAAAAGCTTTTTGCAGAGCACAAACGTCGGGTTCCTGGTGATCAATTAAGTTCTGCAAGGAGAAGCAAGCCTGCTGATGAGCAGATTGAACAGGAAGGAAGCTCACAGTACAACAAGCCTGTGGCAGTAGATGTATCTCCTGTGCAGTTACCTGACAAAAACTCAACATCTGAATCAGTGGGGAGCTTGAGTAATATTGCTAACTTTTGTACCCCTCCTACAAAGATGGTCAATAACCAGGACTGTGCTGATAGTTTGAGGCAGGATTTCTCTAGTATCAGCTTTTCAGGTGACTCTAGAGGAAAATTTTACGAAAAGTATATGCAAAGGAGAGATGCAAAGCTGAGGGAAGAATGGAGTTCGAAAAGGGCTGAGAAGGAAGCCAAATTGAAGGCTATGCAAGATATCCTTGAGCAAAGTAGAACTGAGATGAAGGCCAAGTTTTCTGGTACTGTTGATAGACAGGCTTCTATATCTAGTGCTCGTCGACAAGCAGAGAAAGGGAGGTCTTTCAATTTAAGGTCACAGAGGGAGCAG CATCCAATAAGTTCAATCCAGAGTGAAGAGGATGAAGATCTTCCTGAGTACTATGGACAGGATAGATCGTATAACGATGCATCTTTTCTAGATGGTTCTTCTAGGAGCTCCAACACTAAGAAGCTTTTGCCCAATAGAAATGCCTCTCTATCCACTCCTCGCACCACAGCAGTCACAGTTCCACGCTCAGCAGCTAAAGTTTCGAATCCCAGTTCTGGAAGGCGAAGAGCACAATCTGAAAATCCTCTTGTTCAGTCAGTTCCCAACTTTTCTGATCTCAGAAAAGAAAATACAAAGCCCTCTTCTGGAGCCGGCAAGGTGACTAGCCATTTCCAAGCGAGAAACTATGCTCGTAGCAAGAGTAATAATGAAGAGATTGCTCTTGGCAAGGATGAACAGTCTCGACGGTCTCAGTCCCACAGGAAAAGCTTTGCGGGTCCTGTAGATGTTTCAGATGTGCCAGCCTTGAACTCTGATGACATAGGTTTGGCACCTTTGAAATTTGATAAAGAGCAGATGGGCCAGAGCTTCAATGATAAATCTCTGAAGAACGAGGAAGCAAAGCCTTTCCTCCGGAAAGGTAATGGTTTTGGTCCTGGTGCTGGAGTGAATATTGCAAAGTTCAAAGCATCAGAGACATTTGCGACTCCAAATGGCGAAGAGTCCGATGAGCCAGAATTTGAAGCAGATGATTCCATGGATATGGCCAATGAAGACGAAGAGGACGAGCTTGAAACTATGGCTGTTGATGATTCTGTTGACATGGAAAATGGAAGATCTAGACTGAGCCAGGAATCAGACAAATTGGATAATTCGGGGTTGGAGATTTGTGATTCCTTGAGGTCTCCTTCTCAGGTTGACCCTGCATCAGTTGCCGAACTGCCTGCTCCAATGCTCACTACATTCCATACTGCAGTATCCCTGCAGGAGTCACCAGGAGAAAGTCCCGTGTCCTGGAATTCACGCATGCACAATACATATTCTTATCCCCAGGAGACTTCAGATATTGATGCCTCCATGGATTCCCCAATTGGGAGCCCTGCATCTTGGAATTCTCACCCTCTTGCTCAAACAGGGGTGGATGCTGCTCGAATGAGAAAGAAATGGGGAAGTGCTCAGAAACCATTTCTTGTTGCTAATGCAACCCATAATCAGCCACGTAGGGATATGACAAAAGGGATCAAAAGGTTATTGAAATTTGGACGAAAAAGCCGTGGGACAGACAGTTTGGTGGACTGGATATCTGCTACAACTTCTGAGGGAGATGATGACACTGAGGATGGCAGGGATCCTGCAAGTCGTTCATCCGAAGACTTGAGGAAGTCGAGAATGGGATTTCCGCAGGGCCACCCTTCTGATGATGGCTACAATGAAAGTGAATTGTTCAATGATCAGG TACCCGCGAACTTCAGATTAAGGGAAGATCATATGTCAGGAAGCTCCATAAAAG CACCGCGTTCATTCTTTTCACTCTCATCATTCCGAAGCAAGGGTAGCGACAACAAGCCTAGATAA
- the LOC107906061 gene encoding uncharacterized protein isoform X4 has translation MKPDRLLDYAVFQLSPKRSRCELFVSSDGNLEKLASGLVKPFVTHLKVAEEQVALSLQSIKLEVEKCKNAETWFTKGTLERFVRFVSTPEVLELVNTLDAEMSQLEAARRIYSEGVGDQPSGALGGDDAGTMAATDATKKELLRAIDVRLIAVQQDLATAFTRSSAAGFNPDTVSELQQFADRFGAHCLNEACTKFLSLCQRRPELIGPCQSGINDQVVRASWGSDMSIDDPDEDHNGFHVNSRPHQPCQNKHQEQKLQPNTKQTQHHIDQSKLATSQQPNPSSTSQQSSHVENKEEEKKEEGVTESSPSQVSQPTRRLSVQDRINLFENKQKESSSSGGKPVAVGKSVELRRLSSDVSAAPAVAEKAVLRRWSGVSDMSIDLGNDKKDGNPDNSPLCTPSSSSVSQGKNNVFQGLSDDTEQKDEKGLSDNVNSGKVESTSGPNKAAGSGLKDPGELQSQVGNLSGKEEGVGLKGWINQKDQLGSQNGQYQSFTIKSEQVELGDQVASQQKVKGSLTGERRGLEVHSRVFPDKAVVVGVKNQLTQSQVGVFADEVGEATPEGELKNRAEAQNKEQSIRKVRLRAPGHSRTLSAQFEGGIGLKTKEAQYKSSEGDQYTTQPQLQWRSFTGEVEEVGTKDIASTEKQISKIEGSGVHKMKFKKQVAVGSEQSKKSQGRREEGGSIYANNKSVPGKKVLENEESLTTPMAPVDQTPRIRQTRGNQELNDELKMKANELEKLFAEHKRRVPGDQLSSARRSKPADEQIEQEGSSQYNKPVAVDVSPVQLPDKNSTSESVGSLSNIANFCTPPTKMVNNQDCADSLRQDFSSISFSGDSRGKFYEKYMQRRDAKLREEWSSKRAEKEAKLKAMQDILEQSRTEMKAKFSGTVDRQASISSARRQAEKGRSFNLRSQREQHPISSIQSEEDEDLPEYYGQDRSYNDASFLDGSSRSSNTKKLLPNRNASLSTPRTTAVTVPRSAAKVSNPSSGRRRAQSENPLVQSVPNFSDLRKENTKPSSGAGKVTSHFQARNYARSKSNNEEIALGKDEQSRRSQSHRKSFAGPVDVSDVPALNSDDIGLAPLKFDKEQMGQSFNDKSLKNEEAKPFLRKGNGFGPGAGVNIAKFKASETFATPNGEESDEPEFEADDSMDMANEDEEDELETMAVDDSVDMENGRSRLSQESDKLDNSGLEICDSLRSPSQVDPASVAELPAPMLTTFHTAVSLQESPGESPVSWNSRMHNTYSYPQETSDIDASMDSPIGSPASWNSHPLAQTGVDAARMRKKWGSAQKPFLVANATHNQPRRDMTKGIKRLLKFGRKSRGTDSLVDWISATTSEGDDDTEDGRDPASRSSEDLRKSRMGFPQGHPSDDGYNESELFNDQAPRSFFSLSSFRSKGSDNKPR, from the exons ATGAAACCTGACAGGCTTCTTGATTATGCGGTGTTCCAATTGTCACCGAAACGTTCTAG ATGTGAATTGTTTGTTTCGAGCGATGGGAACTTGGAAAAGCTTGCTTCTGGATTAGTAAAGCCTTTTGTTACTCATTTAAAGGTGGCAGAAGAACAGGTTGCACTGTCACTTCAATCAATTAAGCTTGAAGTtgaaaagtgtaaaaatgccgaGACTTGGTTCACAAAAGGAACACTTGAGAG GTTTGTGCGATTTGTTAGTACACCAGAGGTGTTGGAATTGGTGAACACATTGGATGCAGAGATGTCTCAGTTGGAAGCAGCTCGAAGAATATATTCAGAG GGGGTGGGAGATCAGCCTTCTGGCGCATTAG GTGGAGATGATGCAGGAACGATGGCAGCTACTGATGCAACAAA GAAGGAGCTTTTAAGAGCTATTGATGTGCGTCTTATTGCAGTTCAGCAGGACTTGGCAACAGCTTTCACACGTTCATCTGCAGCTGGTTTTAACCCTGACACTGTGTCTGAACTCCAACAATTTGCAGATCGGTTTGGTGCTCATTGCTTGAA TGAGGCTTGTACCAAATTCCTATCATTATGCCAGAGAAGACCAGAACTGATTGGCCCATGTCAATCAGGTATCAATGATCAGGTGGTTCGAGCCTCATGGGGATCTGACATGTCAATCGATGACCCCGATGAAGACCACAATGGGTTCCATGTTAATAGTAGGCCCCACCAACCTTGCCAAAATAAGCACCAAGAACAAAAACTACAACCAAACACAAAGCAGACCCAGCACCATATAGACCAATCAAAGCTAGCCACATCTCAACAACCAAACCCTTCAAGTACTTCACAACAAAGTTCTCACGTTGAAAAcaaggaagaagagaagaaagaggaAGGGGTGACTGAGTCATCACCTAGTCAAGTCAGTCAACCGACTAGGCGGCTTAGTGTACAGGATAGAATCAATCTCTTCGAGAATAAACAGAAGGAGAGCTCAAGTTCTGGAGGCAAACCCGTTGCTGTTGGCAAATCTGTTGAACTGAGAAGACTTTCATCTGATGTATCAGCTGCTCCTGCAGTTGCTGAAAAGGCGGTGTTAAGAAGATGGAGTGGTGTAAGTGACATGAGCATTGACTTGGGTAATGATAAGAAGGATGGTAACCCAGATAATAGCCCTTTGTGCACACCCTCCTCATCTTCAGTGTCTCAAGGTAAAAACAATGTGTTTCAAGGCTTATCAGATGATACGGAACAAAAAGATGAAAAGGGTTTGAGTGACAATGTTAATTCAGGTAAAGTTGAATCCACGAGTGGTCCTAATAAAGCAGCTGGTTCTGGGTTGAAAGATCCAGGAGAACTGCAATCGCAGGTTGGTAATCTTTCGGGGAAAGAAGAGGGTGTTGGGTTGAAGGGGTGGATAAATCAGAAGGATCAACTGGGATCACAGAACGGCCAATATCAGTCTTTTACAATTAAGTCTGAACAGGTCGAGCTGGGTGATCAAGTTGCTTCTCAACAGAAGGTTAAGGGTTCCTTAACAGGAGAGAGGAGAGGTTTGGAGGTGCACTCTCGAGTTTTTCCTGATAAGGCTGTGGTTGTGGGGGTTAAAAACCAGCTCACTCAGTCACAGGTTGGAGTTTTTGCAGATGAAGTGGGGGAGGCTACACCTGAGGGTGAATTAAAGAATAGAGCAGAGgctcaaaacaaagaacaatcaATAAGAAAAGTGCGCCTTAGGGCTCCAGGTCACTCCCGAACATTATCGGCGCAGTTTGAAGGTGGTATTGGATTAAAAACAAAGGAGGCTCAGTATAAAAGCAGTGAAGGTGATCAGTACACTACTCAGCCACAGCTGCAGTGGAGATCTTTTACTGGGGAAGTTGAGGAAGTGGGAACGAAAGACATAGCATCAACTGAGAAGCAAATAAGCAAAATCGAGGGTTCTGGAGTGCATAAAATGAAGTTCAAGAAACAGGTTGCAGTAGGATCTGAACAGAGCAAGAAGTCACAGGGTAGGAGGGAAGAAGGTGGTTCTATTTATGCAAATAACAAGTCTGTTCCTGGTAAAAAGGTTCTTGAGAATGAAGAGAGTTTAACTACCCCAATGGCTCCAGTAGATCAAACTCCGAGGATAAGGCAGACTAGGGGAAACCAGGAGCTGAATGATGAGTTAAAAATGAAGGCAAATGAACTTGAAAAGCTTTTTGCAGAGCACAAACGTCGGGTTCCTGGTGATCAATTAAGTTCTGCAAGGAGAAGCAAGCCTGCTGATGAGCAGATTGAACAGGAAGGAAGCTCACAGTACAACAAGCCTGTGGCAGTAGATGTATCTCCTGTGCAGTTACCTGACAAAAACTCAACATCTGAATCAGTGGGGAGCTTGAGTAATATTGCTAACTTTTGTACCCCTCCTACAAAGATGGTCAATAACCAGGACTGTGCTGATAGTTTGAGGCAGGATTTCTCTAGTATCAGCTTTTCAGGTGACTCTAGAGGAAAATTTTACGAAAAGTATATGCAAAGGAGAGATGCAAAGCTGAGGGAAGAATGGAGTTCGAAAAGGGCTGAGAAGGAAGCCAAATTGAAGGCTATGCAAGATATCCTTGAGCAAAGTAGAACTGAGATGAAGGCCAAGTTTTCTGGTACTGTTGATAGACAGGCTTCTATATCTAGTGCTCGTCGACAAGCAGAGAAAGGGAGGTCTTTCAATTTAAGGTCACAGAGGGAGCAG CATCCAATAAGTTCAATCCAGAGTGAAGAGGATGAAGATCTTCCTGAGTACTATGGACAGGATAGATCGTATAACGATGCATCTTTTCTAGATGGTTCTTCTAGGAGCTCCAACACTAAGAAGCTTTTGCCCAATAGAAATGCCTCTCTATCCACTCCTCGCACCACAGCAGTCACAGTTCCACGCTCAGCAGCTAAAGTTTCGAATCCCAGTTCTGGAAGGCGAAGAGCACAATCTGAAAATCCTCTTGTTCAGTCAGTTCCCAACTTTTCTGATCTCAGAAAAGAAAATACAAAGCCCTCTTCTGGAGCCGGCAAGGTGACTAGCCATTTCCAAGCGAGAAACTATGCTCGTAGCAAGAGTAATAATGAAGAGATTGCTCTTGGCAAGGATGAACAGTCTCGACGGTCTCAGTCCCACAGGAAAAGCTTTGCGGGTCCTGTAGATGTTTCAGATGTGCCAGCCTTGAACTCTGATGACATAGGTTTGGCACCTTTGAAATTTGATAAAGAGCAGATGGGCCAGAGCTTCAATGATAAATCTCTGAAGAACGAGGAAGCAAAGCCTTTCCTCCGGAAAGGTAATGGTTTTGGTCCTGGTGCTGGAGTGAATATTGCAAAGTTCAAAGCATCAGAGACATTTGCGACTCCAAATGGCGAAGAGTCCGATGAGCCAGAATTTGAAGCAGATGATTCCATGGATATGGCCAATGAAGACGAAGAGGACGAGCTTGAAACTATGGCTGTTGATGATTCTGTTGACATGGAAAATGGAAGATCTAGACTGAGCCAGGAATCAGACAAATTGGATAATTCGGGGTTGGAGATTTGTGATTCCTTGAGGTCTCCTTCTCAGGTTGACCCTGCATCAGTTGCCGAACTGCCTGCTCCAATGCTCACTACATTCCATACTGCAGTATCCCTGCAGGAGTCACCAGGAGAAAGTCCCGTGTCCTGGAATTCACGCATGCACAATACATATTCTTATCCCCAGGAGACTTCAGATATTGATGCCTCCATGGATTCCCCAATTGGGAGCCCTGCATCTTGGAATTCTCACCCTCTTGCTCAAACAGGGGTGGATGCTGCTCGAATGAGAAAGAAATGGGGAAGTGCTCAGAAACCATTTCTTGTTGCTAATGCAACCCATAATCAGCCACGTAGGGATATGACAAAAGGGATCAAAAGGTTATTGAAATTTGGACGAAAAAGCCGTGGGACAGACAGTTTGGTGGACTGGATATCTGCTACAACTTCTGAGGGAGATGATGACACTGAGGATGGCAGGGATCCTGCAAGTCGTTCATCCGAAGACTTGAGGAAGTCGAGAATGGGATTTCCGCAGGGCCACCCTTCTGATGATGGCTACAATGAAAGTGAATTGTTCAATGATCAGG CACCGCGTTCATTCTTTTCACTCTCATCATTCCGAAGCAAGGGTAGCGACAACAAGCCTAGATAA